In Bos indicus isolate NIAB-ARS_2022 breed Sahiwal x Tharparkar chromosome 19, NIAB-ARS_B.indTharparkar_mat_pri_1.0, whole genome shotgun sequence, the following proteins share a genomic window:
- the LOC139177746 gene encoding histone H2B type 1-F/J/L-like, which produces MPEPAKSAPTPKKGSKKAVTKAQKKDGKKRKHSPKESYSVYVYKVLKQVHPDTGISSKAMGIMNSFINDIFEHFAREASRLAHYNKRSTITSQEIQTAVHLLLPGELAKQAVSEGTKAVTKYTSSK; this is translated from the coding sequence ATGCCTGAACCGGCTAAGTCTGCTCCTACCCCTAAAAAGGGCTctaaaaaagctgtgaccaaggcccagaagaaggaCGGCAAGAAGCGCAAGCACAGCCCAAAGGAGAGCTACTCCGTGTACGtgtacaaggtgctgaagcaagtccatccggacaccggcatctcgtccaaggccatgggaatcatgaactccttcatCAACGACATTTTCGAACACTTCGCTCGTGAGGCATCGCGCCTGGCGCATTACAACAAGCGCTCGACTATCACATCCCAGGAGATCCAGACCGCCGTGCacttgctgctacctggggagctggccaagcaagccgtgtccgagggcactaaggctgtcaccaagtataccagctccaagtaa